The DNA segment GTTTTATAGTGTATATATTATCGGGAAAATATACATGTACATGATAAGAAAATGTAGGAGGAAGGGGGCGACTGCTATGCTTCGCCCCTTTTCCCTCCGCCACTGCATTctgatgtttttttttgttaattccAAGTCTGCTCTATTTGAATTTCAAGTAAATTTTTCCAAAGCATAGCTAATAAATTCCATGCATTGGATAGAATTTCTGTTTTCCATTTTATGGCAGCAACTAGCAACTATCATCTTATTTCAGTGTACAACAGAGTTTAAGTCGTGAGAATAAATAGCTTTAACTGTGTTTGTTGGGCGTGATATAGTAATATACATTCAGCTATCTATGTTACTTAGTTCAATATCTAATTTCATTAAATGGGGCGTATGAAAGATGAAATGAGATCTTGTGCAAAGGTATGACTTTAATTGGTTAGAGGACTCGTGTATACACATAGATTGGTTTCTAAAGAaggttgaatttttagaaatatatcAAGATCAGTGTTACTTGACATCAAGTCTTTATGCAAAAAGCATTTTAGCAGCAGCCGAAGAAGTTTTTATCTGATCTCTCAGAATGAAAGCCTATAAACTACAAGTATTCTTGCATAATTTGCTCTTTCTTTCTAGATGTTTACTTACATTATTTCAGTATTTTCTTAAATTTCTCATTTCTACAATACATTATTATTTAGTCTTAAAAACACTGTTGACTCAATTCCTCTGCTACCTGAAATGCAATAATCGTGCAGATGTGGAAATCCCAGTTGCTTGTGCTGTACTAATTGCCTTGTTTGCCCTTCAACACTATGGCACTCACAGGGTTGGAATCTTCTTCGCACCTGTGGTCATAACATGGCTTTTGTGCATAAGCTGTATTGGTATTTACAATATTTTCCACTGGAACCCTCATGTTTATCAAGCTCTGTCACCACACTATATGTATACATTTCTAAAGAAAACCCAAGGAGGGGGTTGGATGTCATTGGGAGGAATCCTACTTTGCATAACAGGCAAGGCAAAAGTAGATAACGAAATAGATTATAGTCTTTTTCTTCTAGAGGAATctctaattttgatttttccaGGTTCGGAAGCAATGTTTGCTGATCTTGGGCACTTTTCCCAGTCATCAATCAAGGTATAGTACTTGTTCTCACCAGCGATCATTGGGATCGTAATTTAACTTTGTACTCCTAACTTGCTTAAACTCTCTGTTCTTGGTATGTTCTTTCTTCTATGCTTTAGcgttttttaatttaatgttgaggttcattatttattgtatcaaactTCTAACGCAAAGTGTTTTTTTCATATTCTAAAGCGAAGTGTTTTGATCGAAACTTCAATGAGTGATGGAGTTAATGGTATTTTCTCTAACAGACCGTCATGAATTTGCAGATAGCCTTCACATCCATTGTTTATCCATCACTAGTCCTTGCATACATGGGGCAAGCTGCATATCTCTCTAAGCATCATGTAATCAAAAATGATTATCGTATTGGATTTTATGTTTCTGTACCTGGTATGTACCTTAAATTGTCATTCGTTAAATTCAAAGAACATTCGTATTTGCCCTCACTAAATATATCTTGTGTTATTGTGTCAGAGAAACTAAGATGGCCTGTGCTGGTGATTGCTATACTTGCTTCAGTAGTTGGAAGCCAAGCCATTATAACGGGAACTTTCTCCATCATAAAACAGTGCTCCGCCTTTGGGTGCTTCCCTAGAGTTAAAATAGTGCACACCTCGTCAAAAATCCATGGCCAGATATATATTCCTGAGGTCAACTGGATCTTAATGCTGCTATGTTTAGCCGTCACTCTCGGTTTTAGAGACATCAAGAGTTTAGGCAATGCTTCAGGTAGATCTTTTATGTTTCATGAAGATCCTAGGGTCTTAATCTTACTAAAGTTTTATGTTTTCCTTCATGAAGGTTTGGCAGTCATCACCGTAATGTTGGTCACAACGTGTTTGATGTCTCTCGTTATCGTGCTATGCTGGCGCCAAAATGTCGTTCTCGCAGTTTGCTTCGTCTTGTTCTTCGGGACACTCGAGTCCTTGTATTTCTGTGCATCTCTCGTCAAGTTTCTTGAAGGAGCATGGGTACCGGTTGCCATTTCATTCATCTTCATGATTGTGATGTGTGTCTGGCACTACGGTACGCTTAAGAAGTACGAGTATGATGTTGAAAATAAAGTATCTGTTGATTGGCTTCTTGAGTTGGGCCCGAGTCTGGGCATCGTACGGGTTAAAGGCATTGGCGTGATACACACGGAACTTGTATCTGGAATACCAGCTATCTTCTCCCATTTTGTCACCAATCTTCCGGCTTTCCACCAGGTGCTAGTTTTTCTTTGTGTAAAATCCATCCCTATTCCCCACGTGAAGCACGAAGAACGGTTTCTTGTGGGGCGTATTGGACCAAGAGAGTACCGTACGTACAGATGCATTGTCCGATATGGTTACCGTGATGCTCATAAAGATGACATACAATTCGAAAACGATCTTGTGTGTTCTATTGCAGAGTACATACGAACTGGGAAGGGGAATTTGAATGATCCAGGCAAAGATTCTTGGAAGCAAAATGAAAAGCCGGTTGTAGTTGGAACACGTTCCACTCATGTAAACTCGATTCAGCAACCGGAGGAAAATGGGGCCAATCCCGAAAAAGCTAGCACATCGGAACTCAGGGAAACACAATCCCCACCACCTGTTAAGCCTAGGAAACAAGTGAAGTTTGTCATTCCCGGGAGTCCAGATATGGATAAAGGCGCATATAAAGAGCTTCGTGATTTGATGGAAGCGAGAGAAGCCGGTATAGCTTACATCATGGGACATTCATATGTTAGAACAAAGCAAGGTTCAAGTTCGATGAAGAAGATAGCTATAAATTTTGGGTACGAGTTCTTGAGGAGGAACAGTAGAGCATCTACATGTGCATTGAGTGTACCTCATGCCACAACATTAGAAGTGGGAATGAtgtataatatatgatttttatggttTTAGAGAATGCTTTCAaatggggtttttttttttttttttttgtaaatttatacAAAATGGATACAGAATTTAGAAAAAATTTAATGGTTAAGTTAGATTTTCAAATTAGGTTtaagtttcaaatataatttttagagCATTTCTACATTAACATactaatatattaaattgatTTGATATGAAGTTATTACACATTTTGTtacatctttatttaatttatattcatgctataagttttatagaattttaaatttttagtatGAATTTATTCtgagaaaaataaagtaaataaccttttaaatttttcaaattttcgaTTTATATCATAGTATatgtgttattttatgatttatcaattatttaaatttcgaATATAATTGTTTGAATGATGTACCAAGTTTTTTGCTTCCTATTAATGTTTatcttattatttaatatttgtcaACGTCCAAATAcatgcattaattttttttaactgttAACTTTAAAAACTGATGTGAACGGGTTTTAGCCTTTGACTTGAATGATTCATTAGAgtacaaaaaatttgaaaaatatgttttgggtTCAAGTTAAGGACAAATATAATTAAGTCGATCTAGAAGTGAGCAAAatactgttttaaaaaaaaaaaccgacctacgtgaattaattttaaaaattggttcgattttagttttttaaaacatcGGCTCGGTTCGGTTCATTTCGGTTtcaatttttaatacaaaacttcaattaaccaaacaaaccgaacttttataaaaaaaaataaaaaaattaaaaatttattaaatttataataaaattattaggatataaatataatagatttctaataaaattttattagacaataaaactatatttaaatatatatttttaataaataaaatttaaatttatttagttCGATTTTATATTGCacttttttattgttaaaacttgctttttttaaaaaaatctaaaagttCAGTTGGTTGTTCAGTTTTCACAATAAACTTTGTCTGGTCGTCCGGTTAATTCGATTTTAAAAAGTTTGGTTATATTTTACTCGaatatttatccatattaatGTCTAACCCGGAACGAAGTCAACCCCAGATATTTTTGAATCTCGGCTCCGCCTCTGGATATATTCAGTATAAATAATTAGATTACATGGATTCAACATTTAGTTTATTAAAGAGTGaaaaagaaaagggaaaaaagTGAAGAAAAACTCACCATAATGGCGAATTTAGTAATTTAAGCTAATCGGGCTGGTGATATCCTCCCCTATATCAttagatataatataattttgaagagacttttttcataaaaaataaaaagaaacagGAGTGCCAAATATTGtgttttttgtttataaaaagAGGAAACTTCAGTAAACGACTTCATTTTTAGTAAATACTAATGTACCGACTCACGTGTTGCGTGTTTGTATaatctttttttataattcatttgatttatatttaaatgaagaccaaaatgtaattataagaaatagtgagggactacactgtaattttgatatataaattaaaaaataaattgaaaaataaaagaataaaaaaataatctcaGTAAAAATTGAACTTATAACCtaaactcaaataaaaaataactctATCCACTGAACTACGTAtaacttgcattaaaattttaacattttattaatatatataattattaaaacagatcatGACACCAAATTTAGTTATTCTAATTGTCTCAACCTTAATAGAAAATATAATAGAAGAATAGTATAGATGTCAAAATAAGTTAGGCTCCTTACGAAATAGATAGATTGGATTGATGATATCTCGATGCACGAAAATATAGGTCGACCCGCTCCATTTTGCATAATCTAACTCAAAAATTGTTACGCCTACCAAACCGGCCCGCCTCACCACATGAAATAGTTGAACTGAGTTTGACAATTTTTCGACCAATCAAAATGATTAGTCGGTCTTATCCATCGCCAGTAGACATATTATCTAATGGGTTTGGGTTGGTTTCCGGCCCAAATTGAAACAGGCTGTACAAACATGGGCTACATCGAATCAGAAGCCCATTTTCTTCtactctttctttcttttcgaAACTTGTATTTCTATTCTAAAATTATTTCTAAAGACacgtcaaatattttttaaatgagaaCTAATTTTATGTATTTACGTAAACTTTtccataaataatttttaaaatatatttatgtgttCATACTTAGATTNATTTTGGAGGCTAAGCATGTTAAAATTTTCCTgtgattttatttgtttatattatatttgactAAATGGTGATTTGATTTTAGAAGCCCCACCACTTGTGATAAAGCAGTGGGGGAACGAAATATTGGAAAAATTCTCtgaatgttataaaaaaaagaattcaATTTTTTCACAATATATAATCCCGAGAAATTGgtcattatttattttctcttttacaATCTCATTGACAAATTGATCTCGAATTCTACACGTTGACTTCTAATATGTATATCAAAGATCTGATGTAATTAttgtgaaaattaatatttttggtataaaaaatatttttttcatgaattgaaTCAGATTGGAGATTTGTCATACAAAAGTGATATACGACATGGTCtagtttttgagtttttttataCAGTCTCCCTACACTTCTTAATTTAACGCAATACTTATGcaaattaaatttcattttttgttgttgaaagAGATtatgtcttgaatttcttcactaAGTGTGAGCACCAGTTAACAAATAGATATAGTATATTTTTCTTGATGTACAAATGACACTATTAGTTTCTCTTGTTCATAACTCATAGCTTATTTGGCATCAAATTTCTTGAGTCTGAGATGAAGTTTCGAGTTCGATATCTAATTTAACAAACTCAAAAAATTCCATTTTCCTGTCAGTTTGGTtggtttccttcaaaatcatacatatataataaacAATTGGTGTCCTCCATTGCaggttaaaataatacataagatAAGATTTTGCCCA comes from the Primulina huaijiensis isolate GDHJ02 chromosome 8, ASM1229523v2, whole genome shotgun sequence genome and includes:
- the LOC140982961 gene encoding potassium transporter 6-like isoform X1 produces the protein MDPESGVYQNCVKKESWRTMMTLAYQSLGVVYGDLSISPLYVYKNTFAEDIEHSETNEEIFGVLSFVFWTLTLIPLLKYVFVVLRADDNGEGGTFALYSLLCRHANVNPLPSFQSADEDLSSYKKDISCPAPSTFGARLKSSLEKRRVLQRFLLVLALLGACMVIGDGILTPALSVFSAVSGLGLAMEREHHKYVEIPVACAVLIALFALQHYGTHRVGIFFAPVVITWLLCISCIGIYNIFHWNPHVYQALSPHYMYTFLKKTQGGGWMSLGGILLCITGSEAMFADLGHFSQSSIKIAFTSIVYPSLVLAYMGQAAYLSKHHVIKNDYRIGFYVSVPEKLRWPVLVIAILASVVGSQAIITGTFSIIKQCSAFGCFPRVKIVHTSSKIHGQIYIPEVNWILMLLCLAVTLGFRDIKSLGNASGLAVITVMLVTTCLMSLVIVLCWRQNVVLAVCFVLFFGTLESLYFCASLVKFLEGAWVPVAISFIFMIVMCVWHYGTLKKYEYDVENKVSVDWLLELGPSLGIVRVKGIGVIHTELVSGIPAIFSHFVTNLPAFHQVLVFLCVKSIPIPHVKHEERFLVGRIGPREYRTYRCIVRYGYRDAHKDDIQFENDLVCSIAEYIRTGKGNLNDPGKDSWKQNEKPVVVGTRSTHVNSIQQPEENGANPEKASTSELRETQSPPPVKPRKQVKFVIPGSPDMDKGAYKELRDLMEAREAGIAYIMGHSYVRTKQGSSSMKKIAINFGYEFLRRNSRASTCALSVPHATTLEVGMMYNI
- the LOC140982961 gene encoding potassium transporter 6-like isoform X2; protein product: MMTLAYQSLGVVYGDLSISPLYVYKNTFAEDIEHSETNEEIFGVLSFVFWTLTLIPLLKYVFVVLRADDNGEGGTFALYSLLCRHANVNPLPSFQSADEDLSSYKKDISCPAPSTFGARLKSSLEKRRVLQRFLLVLALLGACMVIGDGILTPALSVFSAVSGLGLAMEREHHKYVEIPVACAVLIALFALQHYGTHRVGIFFAPVVITWLLCISCIGIYNIFHWNPHVYQALSPHYMYTFLKKTQGGGWMSLGGILLCITGSEAMFADLGHFSQSSIKIAFTSIVYPSLVLAYMGQAAYLSKHHVIKNDYRIGFYVSVPEKLRWPVLVIAILASVVGSQAIITGTFSIIKQCSAFGCFPRVKIVHTSSKIHGQIYIPEVNWILMLLCLAVTLGFRDIKSLGNASGLAVITVMLVTTCLMSLVIVLCWRQNVVLAVCFVLFFGTLESLYFCASLVKFLEGAWVPVAISFIFMIVMCVWHYGTLKKYEYDVENKVSVDWLLELGPSLGIVRVKGIGVIHTELVSGIPAIFSHFVTNLPAFHQVLVFLCVKSIPIPHVKHEERFLVGRIGPREYRTYRCIVRYGYRDAHKDDIQFENDLVCSIAEYIRTGKGNLNDPGKDSWKQNEKPVVVGTRSTHVNSIQQPEENGANPEKASTSELRETQSPPPVKPRKQVKFVIPGSPDMDKGAYKELRDLMEAREAGIAYIMGHSYVRTKQGSSSMKKIAINFGYEFLRRNSRASTCALSVPHATTLEVGMMYNI